TTTTTCAGTCACTTTTGCCGCCATCCCTTTCAAATCATGCACATAGCCTGTAAGTGGAACAGGAACAGGCTGCGCTCCCGTGGCCCTGGTAATTGACTGATAAACAATAAATGCAGGATCCCCCATAATAGCTTCATCACCTTTTCTAATAAAAGCCCTGCAAATGAGTTCAATGATTTCGTTGGAACCATTACCGAGAATAATGTTTTCAGAATTTACATCATGTTTTTCTGATAGCCTTTTCTTCAGGTAATAACCGCCACCATCGGGATAGATATGAATACTCTTTAATACCTTTTTAGCGGCTTCAAGCGCTTTAGGTGAAGGGCCTAAGGGGCATTCGTTTGAGGCGAGTTTAACAGAACCGCTTATTCCATATTCTCTCTCTACTTCATCAACAGGTTTGCCCGGAGGATAAGGAACAAGGTCCTTTATGTATTGCGGAACATGGGAAAGAAGGTGCATCAGGGCATCCTCATTTTAGGGTAAGATCCCAACACCTTAAGCTGGCGGCACTTTGATTTTAACTCGGAAAGGGATTTATCAACCTCTTCTTCCTCAATATGACCATCCATATCGAGGAAGAATATGTATTCCCAGGCCTTTTTCTTTAAAGGCCTCGACTCAATTTTAGTGAGGTTTACACCATAACGTGAAAAGGGCTCGAGCATCTTGTAAAGAATTCCCGGTTCGTCTTTAACAGAAAGAAGAATGGATGTTTTATCAAATCCGCTTCTTTTTGATTCCACATTGCCGATCACCAGAAAACGTGTCACATTATTAAGGTTATCTTCTATTCTTGCTTCGACAACTCTCAGATCGTAAACGTTTGCCGCATTTTTGCTGGCTATCGCCGCAATGGAAGGATCTTCAACAGCCATTTCGGCTGCAAGGGCAGTACTGGCCACATCGAGAACAGGAATAGACGGCGCATTACCGGCGAGCCACTTCCTGCATTGAGCAATAGGCTGGGGATGAGAATAGATCTTCTTGATGTCTTCAATCTTGCCTGATTGATTAATAAGACAGTGAGATACAGGGAGAAAAATTTCACCACATATTTTGGAATTAAACTCGGTAAACCTGTCGAGCGTATGCGTGACCATCCCTTCATTGGAATTTTCAACGGGAATGACACCGAAGTCTACCCTCCCCTTCTCTACTTCATCAAAAACATCGCTGATATTTTTCTGGGAAATAAACTTTGCCGAACTGCCGAAGTACAGGAGGCAGGCAGAATGTGTAAAGGTTGCGCTGGGACCGAGATATCCCACCTTAAGCGGTTCTTCAAGAGACAGGGAAGCAGACATGATCTCCCTGTAAATAATCTTTAAAGCCTGGTTTGGAAAGGGGCCTTTATTGGATTCGAGAATTTTTTCGATAACCTCCCTTTCCCTGCTGGGCACGTAAAACTCCTTCCCCTGGGCCTTTTTTATCCTGCCCACTTCCTGAGCCTGCCCGGCCCTTTCATTGAGAAGTTCTACTATGTCAACATCAATCTCATCTATCCTGTCTCTTAATTTCTTGAGGTCACTATCGGACAAAGATCTTCCTCCATGATTTATCGAATTTTGTGTAAGTGACTAATTGTATGAGAATAAAAGGAAATTGTAAACCATTTTGTTCTCTTCAGCTTTTCTTTATACTATTGTAAAATCGATCTTTTTTGAACCCTTTTAATGAAAATATTATCGATAGAAGCATGGAAAATATAGATGATAAAAATCAGCAGATAATTGAAAACTTCAAGGTCATATGTCTTTGCAAAAGTATTAAAAAGGGGACCATTATAAAGGCTGTCCAGTCAGGATGCACAACTCTCGAAATGGTAAATGCCAAACTCGGCAGCGGAAGTGGTGATTGTCAGGGAGAAAGATGCCAGGACAAGATCAGGGAGATTGTTGAAAAGATAGTCGGCAAATAATACAGACTAAGTAAGACAGTCTGAATATAAAAAAAGCCTCCCCTTATATTGCAAAGGGGAGGCGGAGAGTTGATCAAGAGTATACCTTTCTGCAGCTCATTTAAATCCAATTAATATTGGAAGAAACATCCAGATACCTTACCTGCACTGATATTTCCAGCAGGTTCTTTTCATCAGTGATAATA
The DNA window shown above is from Deltaproteobacteria bacterium and carries:
- a CDS encoding (2Fe-2S)-binding protein, producing the protein MENIDDKNQQIIENFKVICLCKSIKKGTIIKAVQSGCTTLEMVNAKLGSGSGDCQGERCQDKIREIVEKIVGK
- the pheA gene encoding prephenate dehydratase, with product MSDSDLKKLRDRIDEIDVDIVELLNERAGQAQEVGRIKKAQGKEFYVPSREREVIEKILESNKGPFPNQALKIIYREIMSASLSLEEPLKVGYLGPSATFTHSACLLYFGSSAKFISQKNISDVFDEVEKGRVDFGVIPVENSNEGMVTHTLDRFTEFNSKICGEIFLPVSHCLINQSGKIEDIKKIYSHPQPIAQCRKWLAGNAPSIPVLDVASTALAAEMAVEDPSIAAIASKNAANVYDLRVVEARIEDNLNNVTRFLVIGNVESKRSGFDKTSILLSVKDEPGILYKMLEPFSRYGVNLTKIESRPLKKKAWEYIFFLDMDGHIEEEEVDKSLSELKSKCRQLKVLGSYPKMRMP